AGTTCTGAattagaaagtttttgtaaatggGGCAAATttaacctgaggacaacaggagggttaacacatttttgttaatgTAAGAGAAGACAGCCAGTAGCCATTTTCATCTTAACAACAAGGACCCAACCACCAACAGTTTCAGAGTGCCATGTTGCGGTTTCTGAAGGGGAATAGTTTAAACATTCAGAATATGGCAGGTTAGTGTTTGTGCTATTGCGGTGTTCCCTTACACATCTTAAAGGGGAATTcaggtcgattccaacacgtagctctgttgtttggaaatttggagcgctgtcagtagagagaaaaaccaaaaccggtgctgcctacactgtgttatcctcctgctagagttagcacccaccGGGCTTAAACAGAGCAagctttaaacatgtttttagcctcttaacatgttcaaaatgtcattactagtacctacccatgtgcagtgattccttcagaggaatctgactgcagtaaatgtgacagaaaggcataaaagttttgttaatccatacctctgtttatttctgttGAAAAAATACAACTGTTGAACTGTGTGTCAGCTACATTTATGTGTTTTGCTTTCGCCCAGAATCACAGGCCTTCCCAGCTATCTTTAAACACTCACGGCCAGGCTTCTCCCCTTTCCTCTCATAGCTGTTTTCATCTTGCTGTTGCGATAGTACAGCTGTTCAAGGCACGGAGCTGGGAGGGGCATTTCGATGTATAAAATGGAGTTTGCTCTTGAGTCAATCTCTGTACTCATTGAAGTGTATGTGATTGACTCCTGGTGCAAGTAAACTGGGCTCAAGAGACTTCAGTGACTCTTTGTcgtcttttggaaattatttttctaacaatttcctgttttccggtgaagtccacattAGTTGATTGTCGAAAACAGACTGTAACCTGACACCAGAGTGGAACCAGGAGAGCAGgctggctgctgcaggtcaaaagttcaaaagcccactgttgcttagttacctATGCGTAATGCTCAATAGCTCTTGAACTCTTTTAGCTCTGCTGgcttagtttttctctctactgacagcagtCCAAATTTCCAatcaacagagctacatgttgaaatcgaccggaattctcgtTTAACTAGAAGTTGCCTCATTCAGATCAGAGAATGTACGTGGGTGTCCGTTTGCCAGATGCATTGCTTAACCAGAAGGAagggcagaaagaaaaagacaaagacatacagtacagaagACTGAAGTCTGAAGTCAACAGTAGTCCATGTCTGATTTAGAGGAAACACTACAGGAATATAAAGTGAAGTTCTTCACCAGGCTTTACTCAGGGTCAACAAATGATTTTCAACTGTTCAGCAAATTGGACTTCAGCCTACTGCTGATGGTAGTGTTAACCCTGCAGAGTTGAATACCGTTAATGGAGATCCTCCTATTTTCCCAGgaataaatgtcaaaatatattcccttttcacactaacattctcacttggagcaaataatctctcacacaatctAACACTGTCCACCAATAAAAGGGGGAAAATAATACTTGTCTTGCCTTGTTGTCGCCCAGTTGTCAATACCCAACCCTGCCGTAAGGCCAATGAGATGCTCCCACATAGCCACTCGGCTGTATTTAACTAAAAGAAGCAAACAATTCAGTATGGCTTTATGTTTTTAGCCACGCTAGCAAGTAgctctagggatggcaatgtcagtCTGTCGTCGCTGCGCCACTTTAGTCTGGGCCGTAATGTCTTTGTAGGGGCATTAATGAGCATTaaatgcaaaactaatgactTAGTatttagggctgggtattgtcaCTGATTTTCCAAatcaattcaaatcaattttcTTCCTGCATCCTGGCCTAGTCAGCTCAGTCCTGCAGCTGTCCCTTTCCTGTCTCATACAGTATCTGTTCATTACTGTAACAGCCTTGAAAGCAGGGGCCTAACCAGGTTACGCGCTGAGTGACCGCCCCATATTACAGTCACAGTATTCTGCTTCCAAAGATGCAGATAGGCACCAGTCATATGACCCACTGGCCATAAATTAACTTTAATGGACTTTGCTCTGCGAAATATTAACCGGAGATTGTTCATTAAAGAGCAGGAGAGGAGTCTGCTCCAAAATAATGTAGGATCAACAGAGAGTGTTGTTACAGCACAGAGGACAGATAATAATAAGCCCCTTTCGGAACAGACTGTTCAAGGTGGAAATGTTGCTCATTTTTCTGCCTCACCATTCTGTAGAAAACACGAACACTGAGTGATACATAGTTGTTCACTGAGTGATACAAACACATAGTTGTTTCAGCAGAGCTAGTAACAGGGCCAAATCAATGATGACTTATTGTGCTTGGCGGTATGACCAAAAATTAGTATCACggtattttttaagattttggcAGTTtcacagtatatatagtacGGCGAGGCAAGACATCTTAAATCCAGTGTGTTAATCATTGCTCTGAACCCTTCTTTCCCGACGGTCTGCAGTGGGACCGTCGCTGGATTGTTACTGAGTTCATTCGGTTGCTCTGCTGCATGCTCAGGTCTTAGTTAGGTTAACACGGCAGAGTAACGTTAAGTAACGTTACAGTTAGCACTATTTTTAAAAACCGAGAACTCGCCAAACAACAATACATAGCAGccattttttaattacataatAAATACCCACAAACTTAATACTGTGATGATTGGCAGACAAACGTCTGAGGATGCCATTTTATTGTGGACAACATCCTCTATGTTCTCTTTCTCACAGACCTCCACCTCTTCCAGTAACTCCCATTGACTTCCCCAAACTTGCACACACACTACGGTAATCCTCCCCCCCCCCNNNNNNNNNNGCTACTACACTGTTGCAGGGAAGGTAGCACGCTCATCAGATAGCTATTCTCACGCTGATTAGAGGGTTTTTCTTAGGGCTGTATGATTCAGTAAATGTCACGATTTGATTAAATATCAATATTTcccattcaaaaacaattctcaattgaaaaaacaattcacagtatgtaaatgtagttacttttcccatgtgtgcatgtatgtatatatccATTATTCATATGGATTTGTTATTTTATCATCCTGTTATGGTGTGCgtgcatgttgtgtgtgatgtctataagctactgggaccttgactttccccttggggatcaataaagtatctatctatctatctatctatatatctatctatcatgtgattgtagtagacagaaaaaaaactaaaaacaaattttaatcGGTAGAGcggattttttttgcacacccctagtttttctcatttttaattttaatcaatCCAACTGTAGTATCTGTGCTACTTGGATTACAGCATGAGCTACATTTCCAACTCTGCAGTAACAATTAAGACTTTCTGTTTTGGTACTTTTTTCTATGCTATTTATGTTattctttaaataatttcacGATACTTGgagtttacatttaaaacaataaagaaatgTGTGATGCAAGCTGTTTTTCTTATTAGCCACCAGCCACTGAATTGGACCTGAGAGAACTTTTTCTTCCACAACTCTATATTTGGCACATTTTCAGAATGAGATTGCTTGGATTTTGGCTGGGGGAACattttgttctgtgtgttttgcaCCAGTTCATAACgaataaaaacacaagagaaTCAAACTCACTGAGATGGAGTAGATGAGGGCAGCAATTCCAAGTGGAAAGCAGCAGCACAGCATAGTGAAGATGGAGTAGCACAAGTAGTCGTTAACCGGGTTAAGCAGCGGGCCACGAGTCACGAACACTGTGGGCTGGACAGTGACGGTGGCCTGTTGTCCTGGGAACTGTTGTCCTGGGAACTGCTGTCCTGGGAACTGCTGTCCTGGGTAAGGCTGTTGTCCATATCCTGCACCCCCATACTGTGGCGGCGGTGCATAGCCCTGCAGGCcacaaaaatgaaatacaattcAATACAAtaagtagtcttgcattgcgaGACCTTCCTCCACTGTAAAGCCTGACCGATATACTAtcatcggccgatattaggtaTTTTCCAAActcggtattggcatttataatggccaataaaaaaataaattaaaaaattaaaaaaaattaataaatgaacatttcagagataaaataaaaactgtcaaccatgttacgagtgttggcgttgcatagtttgtccactagagggcgctctacaacgtccctgttggcaactctgattattgttttgttaatgtgtttttgttcaaaggactttaagttttatatcttaagttccatcagaactttaatatatttttgatgttcctcttttCTATTGTGACAattgttatcatattattttagtcaGAACTCATAAAAAACTACCAATAACTAATATTACAGACTTATGTTTtattacgcgtttctggatttattttttatttttttaaatatagattGGCcaatttcaaaacaaacaaatatttgtatcggtaacGGCTTTCGATAATCAATTAACGGTCGGGCTCTACTCTACAGCGCAGCAAATGAGGGtgtggctagtccacacagcgttCCTGGCTAGGGTTGTCGTGGTAACAAAAATTCAGTAGTCGGCGCCAACACCAGTTAAATAACACGATGCTCGACGCCGAATCGATACCACGGTAAAAAAAGATTCCACGTACTTTAACTGGAAACATGAACTTCTTTATTAAATTAtatgaaaaatatcaaaatgtcataacaagacatacaaaacaatagaacatagaataaaaaataaagtgcaatAAATGGTCACAGTGCAACTACTAAACACATTGCAGACTTCCGGGCATCTTTTCAAAAGGTACCAAGGGTGGgagaaaaaatcaatacagcgtaatatcacgatattttcagtggaaatactgtatcgatacacaagCGCCAAGTATCACTCTTTTATTAAATATGTGtaggtcagtttgtctgcttgacaatcccattttgcagcaataacattgaagtgagatgaacaatcagagaaatgtatctttttagataaaacagatgttgacaaagtttccttttggaacatcatttgaaattgggaaattattattatactattaatcgcaataatatcgtatcgtgacagAAGTATCgcgatgatattgtatcgggaggcgtctggcgATACTCAACCCTAAAAAGTACTGTGCAGggtttctaacagttgcgtgaccaggTAAATATTGGCAGCATAGAGTCCAAAGGACGCcaagttggctaatttcctcctgaacaggtagctaagcattagcttcaggctaatttatcacaaCTACAAGGAACGGGAATTtaatgtcatttcaacatttgtgtattgAATTGTATAGCTAGAGTAATGTTACACGAGTTGGTtacttgcaaaaacaattgagacactgCCTGTAAAGTGATCCCAACGGTTCCTGGCTAACCGtggctaacgccgccatgctaactCTGCTAAGAGTAACAGGCAAGCAcgccacggctgtttacaacgtgtGGCCTGTTCAGCGGCTGTAGCCGACAACGGTGGGTTATTTGAAGACAAGAGAGAGGGGCCGTTAGTTTGCAGTGAACatgcatagacagttaaagacatggaccaacagatcccgttgttctggacggagaccagtgaagtaaAATAGAAgtacttttccggtgatggctaggcgttactgcgcagcctccaactgagctcgacgacgtagatgtgacgtgagcaacctgtctcaaagctgtaagtcttctggtagctgtgccaagaaaaatctcaatcattcccaatcagcagagcgcgtaggtatatgttaggagataacatagacacaggctaaatactgctaactaacatgctagttaacgttagtaattaaacctaaacagctgatgtaagtcaaaactgtctgcaagcttctcctggAAATACGGTGATTTAAAAactatgcgacagcaagttgcttggttatgacacaatcgttagcctatttttacaaaaacgtctgctacagagccttaacgtgaggtacaaggtaatggagcctcttatacatttttttgtttctttagaaataaacaacggacaaatagagtctttaaacgcttcagatataaagttattcactgtcaaagtagcgccaaaatgaatggcagtcaatgggatgctaacagcaggtgatggctttgtagcatgaaaatggcgccatagggagctacgcttagagaggcttacccccttgtgAACATGCCGTTTTTTAGGTCGGGTAGAGATGACTCTCTTATACCGGAAATAGAAGGACGTGATTTCGGCCACTTCATCGTGACTTCCTTCTTCATTATGTACCAACTGGAACCCTCTGAAGGGTATACTGCCCCCATCAGTTCCAGAAGAGGCACGGCATCAATGCTGCCAACACGGTGCTTCAAAATAATGGGCATTGTCggtgttttgtaatttttcgAACCGGTACTAACGGAACTTGTGACATCCCTATTCTTGGATAGAAGAGAACATGCACTGGTTTTAATGGCATGTCTTTAAATCAACCACAgccgtcttgggcggcgctatgCACCGGCCAAAGCaccggtgccgctgcaaaatagcctcgggaaggaactggtGGAACGTGTAGGTTCAAATGTTgtagatagtctagctagctgtcaggatttacccagcagagatctgaggagcagttaaccatagtcctcagaaatccaccagagtttaaaattacaacacaaagacagcagTAGGTCACagacatctggccgaaaagaaggacatcgagcggaatttccggcggcaccggagcaatccaaAATTGGTAGATCGTGGATTTAGACTAAACAATAAGGGTTGCCCGATGGCCCAGGgaagtaaaatgaaaacaacaaccCACTTGCCCGTtaggcagaggtgggtagtaacgagttacatttactccgttacatttacttgagtacgtttttgaaaagattgtacttctaggagtagttttaaatcactatacttttcttgtacttgagtagattagtgaagaagaaactgtactctacTCCGCTactaggctacaatgagctcgttactttcTTTTCACCtcttggtattctacgcgtcattgttttaccccagcgtacgtctcttttaatagttttattttgacagagagagagagtcttccgctgaaggctctaccacgtgactgaggtccaccaatcaaacggcgttgtgcagtcacgtgaccatactcgttctcagcggcgggaccatagactgttctatctatgggcgggaagtgttagcttacagtcgtagcaaaacaaagaatgtcgccaaggcaacacagacgtggaggaaccaTAGACCGTTACAGTCTATGGGAGgaaccccccggcctcatagtgaaagcatggtgaCCTTTTAGAAAaatgcgaaacagcagctacatcatgcggcgtcttctgtgtcgaccaaaacaaacggacacgtgagcgttcaacaactcaacatctaactgGGaggacgtagcggtagtttagttctgctgtggagaggtggaggtttgtcttttaggttacatacagtatgttttacacatgcagtatccatccaaatttaatggacaagtctctcacttagcatttgtaattaataaattaattttaatttatttattgattggatgaacaatagtttgcctaaataggattattttgtatttttgtctgtctgattgatgcttgtgttgagaaaaatcagacgttactcaacagttactcactactgagtagttttttcagcaagtacttttttactcttactcaagtattATTGGATgaactacttttacttttacttgagtcatattattctgaagtaacagtactttcaCTTGAGTAAactttttggctactctacccacctctgccgTTAGGGCATCATTGTAGCATTGATGCCCCCGTCGGAGAATGCTTGTTGAATGATTGGATTTGAATGTGCAGTTGGCCAATCAAGAATTAAGTTGGTGCTTAACGGACttcttttctttacatttgatggggttttgatgctttttgcagcgttctttttaatttgagtatacattttatgtttgtttgttttttacattcattttgatttattttttaagttttgagtGCTTTTTGACAACTCTTTTTCtaggttttctttttccaaCGCTTTTGACATTTTCTCAGAAATAAACTAACAATTTGGGGCAAACAAAAATTGCCTTCGGccattgtacatttttaaagacCTTAATGTCGAACCCTGCAATTCAAGCTCTTTTCAAGTACAATGGAAACAAGTTTTGGAAGGGAAAGGAAGTACAGTAAATAGGGGGGTGGGGCTTCACATGAAACAAAACTTAAATTCAAACCACAAGTCCTGATTAGGGTGTGGCCTACTTCCATGGGATTTGAAAAGAAACCAAAACTGAATTCAAACTACAATAGGTTGTGCTTGAATAAAAGTGAAGTGAAGCTTGCTACAGTTCCTTGAACTGATTTAGGTGTTTTTAGTAAACTCAGTGGGGGTTAGTGGTTACCTGACTACATTCATCAGGTCACAGTTACAAAGGTTCTTTCTGATTTCTTTACAAtcagtgagaaaaaaacatgacactCCATGTTAATTCAATTTGGATAATTAGAAAATCCACATACATAAAAGCACAAACTGCGATAATCTTGCTTATTGTCTTGATACCCTTCCAAAACTAAAATGTTAGCGTGTATAGCTCtgtaattataaaaatatagttagtatatatatagttacTATAGGAAAGAAAAGCTAAATACAGTTCTTAGTTCTAAGTAGCTAGGCAACTGTAATGTAGGCAGTAACGTTAGGCCTACACTACACTTATGAATAAATGAGCGGACTAATATTAAATTGCTTAACAAAATTCGTTTTTTCTATCATCGAATATTACAATAACGTTAACGTTGAATTActacaaattaagaaaactcTTCTTTTGAAGAAATTTGCATTCAACTATATTAGAGATTAGCTTGTTAGCATATTTACCGTCAGCAGtgcatttgaaaaacatcaaaaatctGTGTGGCACCCTGTTACCTGCCAtgaaattattaataattataattacctgttattattttattagtgAGGCCCGGTGCTGGGCTACTTCAAGTTACCTGCTGCTGTTGTGGGTATGCCAGGCCGGGCTGTGGGTTACCCGGGTACGGTTGGTCCTGGTAGGGCGGAGGGGGCGCGTGGCCCATGGAAGTCTTCTCACCAGACCCAGCCCATCCCGCTGGAGGAGCACTCGACTTACTGGGGTCCATAGTGCAACAGCTTGCCTCTGTGCTTTCAGAATAaacaaatttctcttttttaacgGCCGGACTCAAGTATTACTTGAAGTATTTATCGGTAAATGTCCACGAGCTGTCTTTTTTATACCCCTGCTGCTCCTAGGTGAATTCTCAAGTGATGGAACTAGATCGTATTTTCTGATTAGTGTCAAGTCACGCAGAATGAATAAGAAGATTCCGGTAAAgactttcaaattaaaagcaccATTGAACATGAACTGTGTTttctgagtgacccaatgggcgTAGGTAAATATATTATCGGCTACTGACGCTCTATTATGTCGTTATATGAGATGAACTGAGATGAGATAACCCTAATGTGAACTCTGGTGCGTGATTTAGCATGgtaaaataaatagaatataaaaacaatctATTAANNNNNNNNNNgtcctcgggtcaaatggacTCGTTTTCCTATAACAATGGTCTTTTTCactacccaaaataacgtgattgattccacacaatgctctttagCAGGTacaaaatctctacttttattaattttggggagtcttattcaatttttctagcatttgaaaaaaccaTTGAAGTGGTTTCGAAATAGgattgattaaaagttgacatattccagtctgtgattatccatcaacatNNNNNNNNNNaattttagtctaaataattcctaatttctacttttataactcaaacgttaggtaggctataatttcctataaatgaggtccACTGAccctaaattccaaaaataactgtaaaactgaagttaatagtgTTAAAACGTCAAATAGAGTGACAAACAtcgaaaaaagggacaaatacgtgaattttgacgagaagacaaaacaagagTTAAGTAGTAGATTATGTGTGTAGGGgacatattattatatttactaGGCCTAGTCATGGATGTGTATAAATGTAATTGCAATTGCAATTGTAATTTCTTAGTCATTTCTTTATTCCAACCGTAGCCTATTTCTTAAAAGAGATTACAAAACAGGCTAAAATCAGGAAGTAGCCACAACCACTAAACGCTGTTGAAGAAGATGGGAAATTGATTTAGTCATTTGGCTTCAGCAGAGGGCATGCATTACTGTCTTTGTCCATTCCACtatgttttatgtatatttGCCCTATTTGAAGAAAACCTTAGATACAGGGATGTGTATTGGATTCTTAAAATGTGGCCGTGAGTGTCAGAGCCTAGGTCAGTGAAGCCAGCGTCCAGAGGGGAGCCACTGTAATGTAAGGAACAGAGTATAGATGGGTCCTGCAGGTTTCTGCCGGCTGTTCTTTCAGTCTTCTGCTCACAGAGGGTAAAAAGGGGATGACTAGGGAGTCTGATGATCCTGGAGCAGACTTTGACAACACTTTGCACTCGGTTTCTGTTCTGGAGGCTGATTGAGTGGAATCAGGATATGGACGAGAAGGTTATGATGCTCTCTATGAAGGAGTAGCCTAGTAAAAGGTTCTGAGGATGTAGGAAACAAAAGTTTTTCTTCATCCTCAGCCTCCTTAACCAATTATTTAACTTATAAAACAACTTGTGAAACATTTAAAGTTGTTTAAACATGTTTCATA
The Etheostoma spectabile isolate EspeVRDwgs_2016 chromosome 6, UIUC_Espe_1.0, whole genome shotgun sequence genome window above contains:
- the si:dkey-33i11.9 gene encoding proline-rich transmembrane protein 1, which gives rise to MDPSKSSAPPAGWAGSGEKTSMGHAPPPPYQDQPYPGNPQPGLAYPQQQQGYAPPPQYGGAGYGQQPYPGQQFPGQQFPGQQFPGQQATVTVQPTVFVTRGPLLNPVNDYLCYSIFTMLCCCFPLGIAALIYSISARESNHIGDQLGAERSSRMARTLNHVGLGLGIGVLILSIVYVVVLAS